The genomic interval TTTTTCATTTTATGATTTTACACTTTCAGCAGCGATTGTAGGAAATCCAGAATTGCAAAGAACAAAAGTTTTAAATTTGGATTTAAAATTTGAGAAATTTTTTAATGGCGGGCAAACTTATAGTATTTCAGCATTTTACAAGCGATTCAAAAATCCAGTAGAACAGATCTATGAAACCTTAGGAGCCGGCACTAAAAACTTTAATTTTAAAAATGCAAAACTTGCAGAAAATTATGGTTTAGAAACAGAAATTCGTTATGATTTAGGAAAACTTGTTTCCGCTATCGAAGGTTTGCAGTTTAGAGCAAATGCTGCTTGGATATATTCTAATGTAGATTTAAGTGATTTTGCCGGACAGAATGCCTCCAAACGTTCTTTACAAAGTCAGTCACCCTATTTAATTAATCTTGCATTAAGTTATCAATCTTTAAAGTCCGGATTTGGTGCGAGTATACTTTATAATAGTATCGGAAGACGAATTTGGTTGGTAGGTTCCAATGGTTATCTGGATACGTATGAAGCACCAAGAAATTTATTGGATCTGCAAATAACTCAGAAAATCGGAAAAAAATTACAATTTAAATTTTCAATATCGGATATCTTAAATGAACCTTTTAGATTTTACCAGGACCAAAATGATTCTGGAAATTATGATATAAATGATACTGTAATTCTTGAAAGTAAAGCAGGTATTAATTATTCAGTTGCACTGAATTTAATGCTGAATTAAGATTTCATTTCAACACTTTTTTACATCAGCTGCCTGCTCTTGCAGGTGGCTGTTTTTATTTTATTTTTTCACTTATCATATTTTATTAAATTCAAATAATTAATTATTTGGTAACATTAAAAACACAAACCGAAGTTTAGAATGCAATAATTTTGCATTGAAATTATATACAGAACATCAATTTAAAATTTTTAACAAATTTTTTTATGAAAAGACTTTTATTCTTATTGTTATTATCCTTACCGATATTTTTGAATGCACAAACCAACATTCAAATTTCTGCAAATATCACAGTGGATACCAAATGGACAGCAGATAATATTTATGAACTGACAGGTGCAAGTTTTATTTACGTAACAAACAATGCAACCTTGACGATTGATGCAGGAACTTTAATTAAAGGAAATCCAGCAGCCTTAGTGATCACCAGAGGTTCCAAATTAATTGCAATTGGAACAGCAGAGAAACCAATTGTATTTACGAGTTCTAAACCTGCCGGACAAAGAACTACGGGTGATTGGGGTGGTGTTTTATTATTGGGTAAAGCAACGGTTAATTGCCCAGGGGGTGAATGCACCGTTGAAGGTGGATTAGATGCAACTTTAGGAAAATATGGAGGAACGGATGACAGTGATAATTCAGGCATTTTAAAATATGTACGAATTGAATTTGCGGGTATCGCTTTTCAGCCAAATAATGAAACAAATGGTTTGACCTTAGGTGGTGTTGGATCGCAAACTGAAATTAGTTATGTACAGGTTAGTCGTGGAGGAGATGATGCGTTTGAGTGGTTTGGAGGCACTGTAAATGGGAAATATTTAGTTGCAAATAAAACGGTTGATGACATGTTCGATACTGATTTTGGATACAGAGGCACCAACCAATTTTTATTAGGTATTAGTGATCCAAATGTTGCCGATATATCAGGGTCAAATGGTTTTGAAGCAGATAATGATGCACAAGGTTCTATGAATGTACCTTTTTCACAAGCGCTATTTACAAATGCGACCATCATAGGCCCAAAATTAGATTCTGCAACAGTTATTAATTCTAATTATAGAAGAGGATTTCACCTTCGAAGAAGCACAAAACAATCTATTAGAAATTCAATTATTACAGGTTTTCCTTCCGCTGCTAGATTAGAAAGTGGTAATTCAGAGAATTATTTTTTAAACTCTAAAGAATTAAAAATTAGAAATAATATTTTTGGAGGGTATACTAAATTTATGGATTCAACTTCTGTAAATTCTGCAATCATTGGCGACAGTTTATTAATTAGAAATCGTGTAGTTGCAAATTTATCCGGAGTAGGATTAATTGCACCTTCTGCAAATATTCCAAATGCACTTCCGGCTGCCAATTCTCCTGCTTTAACCGGTGCTAATTTTGATAGCATTTCAAGTGCAGCAGTTAAGACGACTTATGTTGGCGCTTTTGGTTCAACAGATTGGTCAAAATGTTGGTGCGAGTGGGATCCTGAAAATGCAGATTACAGCAAAGGTATAGACTATGTTGCGGCGTTTACAGACTTCAACTTTGTCGTAGACAAAAATACCGTACAGTTCACTGCACCAAGTATTAGCGGTGCTACATATAGTTGGGATTTTGGAGATTTTACAACTTCTAATCTACAAATAACAAATCATTCCTATAGTGCTTTAGGTGACTTTAAAGTGGTACTTACAGTAACTACGAATAGAGGATGTGTTAAAAGCATTAATAAAACTGTGAAGATCACCGAAGGTGCAAAAGAAATTGCTGTAAATGCAGATATTATAACAGATACAAAATGGACATCAAATAATATTTATAATTTGACTGGAGTTGCTTTTATTTATGTAAAAAATAATGCAACTTTGACAATAGAAGCAGGTACCATAATTAAAGGTAGTCCTGCTGCCTTAGTGATAACCAGAGGATCTAAATTAATTGCCATTGGTGAAATTGATAAGCCAATTGTTTTTACTTCAGCAAAACCTGCAGGTACTAGAGGTCCTGGTGATTGGGGTGGTGTTTTAATCCTAGGAAAAGGAAAGGTAAATTGTCCTGGTGGAGAATGCACTGTTGAAGGTGGATTAGATCCAATTTTAGGAAAATATGGTGGAATCGATGATCTAGATAATTCTGGTATTTTAAAATATGTTCGGATTGAATATGCAGGTATTGCTTTTCAACCAAATAATGAAACTAATGGTTTGACATTAGGAGGTGTTGGTTCACAAACTACAATAGAAAATGTTCAGATT from Saprospiraceae bacterium carries:
- a CDS encoding PKD domain-containing protein; translated protein: MKRLLFLLLLSLPIFLNAQTNIQISANITVDTKWTADNIYELTGASFIYVTNNATLTIDAGTLIKGNPAALVITRGSKLIAIGTAEKPIVFTSSKPAGQRTTGDWGGVLLLGKATVNCPGGECTVEGGLDATLGKYGGTDDSDNSGILKYVRIEFAGIAFQPNNETNGLTLGGVGSQTEISYVQVSRGGDDAFEWFGGTVNGKYLVANKTVDDMFDTDFGYRGTNQFLLGISDPNVADISGSNGFEADNDAQGSMNVPFSQALFTNATIIGPKLDSATVINSNYRRGFHLRRSTKQSIRNSIITGFPSAARLESGNSENYFLNSKELKIRNNIFGGYTKFMDSTSVNSAIIGDSLLIRNRVVANLSGVGLIAPSANIPNALPAANSPALTGANFDSISSAAVKTTYVGAFGSTDWSKCWCEWDPENADYSKGIDYVAAFTDFNFVVDKNTVQFTAPSISGATYSWDFGDFTTSNLQITNHSYSALGDFKVVLTVTTNRGCVKSINKTVKITEGAKEIAVNADIITDTKWTSNNIYNLTGVAFIYVKNNATLTIEAGTIIKGSPAALVITRGSKLIAIGEIDKPIVFTSAKPAGTRGPGDWGGVLILGKGKVNCPGGECTVEGGLDPILGKYGGIDDLDNSGILKYVRIEYAGIAFQPNNETNGLTLGGVGSQTTIENVQISFGGDDSFEWFGGTVNGKYLVAYKTIDDMFDTDFGYRGNNQFLLGVSDPNLADISGSNGFEADNDAQGSTNLPISQSIFSNATIIGPRKDATSVFNANFRRALHLRRSTKQSIRNSVIAGFPTGVRLESTNSENYYLTSKELNLSNNIFSNNGKLFDSTSINTKAISDQFITENRIYSNINELLLTDPYGVQPDAIPGANSPALTGAEFNNLNPYFERTTYVGAFGTNNWTKCWCEWDPNSADYNFSPIQYFKETVDFTSNFINNQTTFIPNLTGNYKYSWDFGDNTASDNSISPIHQYTVSGKYLVTLEITNSRGCVSKVTKEINVIITATSQLENISDIELYPNPNSGAFNLMIVAKKNFPATIELISAFGTSLYSNNVDLETGKNTIRFQNLNQIAKGYYTVRIITKEGTDTKLVLVM